In Drosophila pseudoobscura strain MV-25-SWS-2005 chromosome 4, UCI_Dpse_MV25, whole genome shotgun sequence, the following proteins share a genomic window:
- the LOC4816293 gene encoding uncharacterized protein, with amino-acid sequence MQACKRKTRLWEPVAGDFQYMKTTTQEMLEEGAKMQRAVSSVERKLVNFQSFNMDDSRYEAVDIEDDLELPIVSSYTRHYSPPFPSRLKSLASRSETPDPLFNRLPANDFEPKTGLAFKFLDDHMHNLTEARKKINFFRQLRNQSYFQY; translated from the exons ATGCAAGCGTGCAAGCGTAAGACTAGGCTCTGGGAACCGGTGGCAGGCGATTTCCAGTACATGAAGACCACCACCCAGGAAATGCTCGAAGAGGGGGCCAAGATGCAGAGGGCGGTCAGTTCGGTGGAACGGAAGCTGGTCAACTTTCAGTCATTCAATATGGACGA CTCCCGCTATGAGGCGGTCGACATTGAGGACGACCTGGAGCTGCCGATAGTGTCCAGCTACACGCGCCACTACTCCCCGCCGTTTCCCTCGCGCCTCAAGTCCCTGGCGTCGCGCAGCGAGACCCCTGATCCCCTGTTCAATCGCTTGCCCGCCAACGACTTCGAGCCCAAGACGGGACTGGCCTTCAAGTTCCTCGACGATCATATGCACAATCTGACCGAAGCGCGCAAGAAAATTAACTTTTTCAGGCAACTAAG AAACCAATCATACTTTCAATACTAG